gttctCTGTTTCACCCTATGCCATTAAATGGGATGTTACAGCATATCCAATCAGTAGAGAAGTGACCCGTTCACATTAAAAATAtacgtttttcaaggtattttggagCAACACAATAAGAGATAGACCAGTATAATGACAGAGTGAAACATTCTAGAAAAAGTGATCTgcagggagacaagcagatagcagaccctcatcagaaaagttatacaatGTACCTTTATGCTTTtgttaaatataatattttcttttctcatACAGTATGTATTGTGGATCACATCTGATTCACTGCCCAGGCCATGTTTTCTCTGGGGTGCAACTGTAAAACATCTTGACAATCAGGAGAGAACGTGCTGGCCTGTCAATAGTGTGATTATGGTGAGAGGCAGCTGTATTGATCTGTGCTTCAAAACCAGATGTGTCTATTTTGCATTGAAGGGATGAAGATTTTTAAAATGCCTATATTGAGACATAACTTAGAAGAGGAGTTTTAGACTTGATGGACGAGCATGGATGCCTTGGTGACAAGTTTAATGATGCAGTGACTTTGGGAGAGGCTTGACTTGACAGATGCCAGTGGATTATACACAAGAGCTATtggaaaagaacaaaacagcCATGACTTTATATCACCTTCtttaattacacagacatatacacataAGCAGCCAGCCTTCATGATGCCTTCGTCTTGTTTTTACGATTCATTTTTGCTGTTTGAGGCATAAGATGAACCTGGCCCAAAGTGCTCAAGAAAGTCAGCAGTTGATTGGagattagtaaaaaaaaaagagataatTTTTAAAATTCACATGACTTTGCTATAAGTCAAGTCAATTCTAAACATGAAGGGCAGTCAAAggcaaacatttaaatattgcatttttaagCACCAATATAACTACATTTTGACCAATCTCTGCTCAACTGCTTGGACCAGGTCACCGAACTTACAGCCTTGCtactttcaaataaataatatacaaaaaaaaaggaaaaccaCTCCCTTTCAGCAAACACGGGGCTACTAAAATAGTACAAAGATATTTTTGAGAACAAGTCAAATGTTACTTAAAACTCATTTCTCTTTATATTTACATACAGAACCATATAAAACTGCAAAAGGATAGAGTTATTCAGGTGATTTTAGCAGGTGAAAACAATGACAAGTGGCTGCACCCTTCAGAATGttatttgtaataataacagcTTGTTCAACTTTTCAGCTCTTTGGTAACCATCATAACTAAAATAGACTTTCCTCTGTCATTTTAGCTTTACAGTTATACATATTTATTcccaaacaaaacatgacataatTTTGAAACAATCTTTAAAACGGTAACACAAACAAAGATAATGACAATGCACAATGCGAatctacaaacaaaacaacacaaatcatgTTTTAGAGTAAATTTGCAGTTCGGGTCAAGTCTTTGTACACTCAAACCTGGCAATTATCCCACAGAAGTACCACAGTCTGCAGAAGAGCTACCGTTCTACATTCAAATCTGCCCAGGACACGGCCTGCTACATAGCACCACTGCAAAGAttgtgtttttgattgtttaaaaaaaatggatgATTAGATGAGGATATACAGACTGTTGCCCATAAAATTGAAATAGTCTTGTTTCCTGACACATCTCCCTTTAttcctatttatatatacattaagTATCATTAACAAGAATCTTCTCAAACTGCGTTAACAGCATTGATTTTTTGTCCCAtttctctagtcctggttgtACTTTGAAATCCAAATATTTTATTAGGTAGAACTTGGTGTACGCTTGACCATCGCAGCGTTAAGATAACAAGTTGATAGTCAACAGTGTGCATGAAGCAAAACAGGACACATTATTTATcataaagataataaaaaaaacagaaaattctTGAAAAATTGCTGAACCAGTACCACTTCTGACCTCCAAATGGGACAGTGGCGTGTCTTTATTTGTGCCAGTTTTAAGGGTATATTCCAGAAGTTAATTTCTGTAAATCATGGTCCATCTAACTCCTACTTTCTTCAGATAAAGTGCTATTGGAGTCATTGAGAGCTGAAAGGCTGTCCACTGCATCATTGTACTCACTCTCCCCCCACTCTCCCTCGCGTTCACATATAACAGTCATGGGGCTGCTGAGTATCCTACTGCGGGCGTTGTACTTGCTACTGGCAGCGGAGGGCGGCGTGCGTGAACGTCCATATTTCATCCCACTAAAAGCAAAAGAGGGGGATGTgggtgaggagaggggcagagagtcATAGCGGTTCCACTCCTCCGAGGGTCTTTTACTGCGGCCGGGTGAGGCGCACGGGCTgtggggggcggaggagggtgACCCGGGGGAGGCGGGGGGGTCCAGGGCCGATTCGGAGCGCGTCCTCTGAAAGCGTGGGTCGGTGGAGCGCAGCATTTCAGCAGCGGACATCCGGAAACTGGTCTCAGAGCGGCTGCCCTTCTTCAGCAGCAGGGCTTTGAAGGTGTCGCTGCTGGTGGAGGATTTGCGCAGAGATCTCTGGATGGAGCTGGTTTGACGGGGCAGGGAGGAGCCCAGGCCAGTGGAGCTGCCTGTCGGGGTCACTGGAGGGGAGCTAGGGTGAGAACCGGGCCGCGTCCGCTCATCATCCGACACACTGCGACCCAGGACCTTCCTTTTTGACCTGTGGGAAAGAGGAAACTTTTCAGACTGGTGCATCTTTAGAATTACATAAATGTCAAAGTTGTTGAGTAAACCTTAAATGCGGTTTTGTTCATGCTttgtaataactacactttgATTAGCTTTACTAAAGTGTTACCAAAGACAGATATTTGTTgttggtattttaataaaagcTTGGACTTATGATGGAATTACATATTGTGTACCTGAAAACACATCATAACACCATATGTCAGTGTGCATATGGTATTGATCAGAGTCGGGGAGAAAACACTCCCTGTTAAATGCAACACCTTTTCCTATTCAAAATATAtcatatttaatatatattattaatcACAagggcaacagtcctaatttctgATCATAATGAAACCCATTGATATTAGAGATCAAGGATTACTTGAATCGTACTTTTTCTGCTTTGGTATTCTTGGCACCCCTGATATTGCAGAAGAGGAAATAGAAAAGTGGATCTGGGTTAATCAAGATGTCACAGGGGATTGTTAACTTCATCTAGCCACAGTATTATTATCTATTGAGAGTGCAGCTCAGAAACAACCAATTTAAATTCAACTTAAGCCTACAGGATATGTCTTTCTACAACTCATTAACTGGTCTCTTAACGCTACTGCATAGTTCCTCTGAGGATACAAACACTCCAAATCTTTGTCCCAAATTTGCCATATGTTTGTGACGCCCCCAGCAATCGCTCCACGGAATCAGTAATAAACAAAAGAGGAGTCGACAATGACATAGGAATAATTATAAGAGGGGCTTAAAAAGTTGAATAATTTTGCATTCTCAATTGAGTGAAGGAAAACTGTCGATGCTGCTACTCTGTAAAAAAGCTAAGACTAAGGGACAATGAAATtaatcagaaaaaaactatatggGAATTGTGCCCAAAGCGATTTTAATCACAAGATGACATTTCTGCCATTCTCAGCAGGAGTTTGTAGTTGGTGTTACCGCAGCCTATATAACAACCATAAAGAAATAACAAAGCAAGGCAATTCTCTGCGAAAGCTATGGTACCCACTACTTACTATTTAAAATGCATAGGTAGCAGCATTGCAAAGTAACAAAGCTATTTATGGGATAGTGCCTTTTATTTTGCCACTTTGAACCACTTGGTATGCACCCCCTTTATGCCCTTAAAAAGACGataaaaagcatgaaaactCTGATCACTGATAAGAAAGAGGTTTGATCACAGAATTAAAAAGGTCTCCAGGCAAGGTGAGACATAATGCCTAATCCTGCAGATTGGATCTAGTGAGAGAAATTGTACAGAAAAACCTGTGGAGGGTGCTgaaggtcagagagagagagactgtgtAGTGATACGAGGTGTGCGCTGTTTTTTAAAGACTCAAACTGTTGCCCTAAATTCAACCTCTCAGAGTAGCAATTGTCTTTTATGGGCATGCCACATCACAGCGTTACATAAGAGATACTTCAACACATTCATGCATGCATATATTAAGACACCTGAATGCAGTGAAGCGCAATGTAATGCTATATTCAGTACTATACCAAACCAGTGACTGAATGGACCAAGAAAAAGACGTGAGAAATTTTTGTAATTGTTCTAAGAGACAGTACAACAGAGCATAATTAAGGAAATGAAAATGTATCATGAATGTAGCCTAATTCATTAGTTAATTCCTTGATTTAGATAAATTCTGAgactggattagacctggtttacacatCTAAAACTGATCAAATCTAGACTCCATCATTTCTTTATTAagaattacatacatttttaaaaggcatCTTAACCTTACTATCCAAATATCgtcataataaataatgaaacaaatcatCATAATAAAGATACTGATTTTAATAACAAGTTGCAAAAAATGTATCACCAATCTACTGCTTAGAGACCCTCCTTGAAATTCCCATAAAGAATGTGTGCAAGAAATGTTGGTCAATAACCTAAAAGATGTCGTTACTATCCAAATAGCATCACTGAAAAACAGAGATAATATTGATTTTAATAGCATGTTGCAAAAAATCATTAGTGTTTGAACGGCTTAGGGACCTAGTACAGTCCTTGAAATTCCCATAATTAATGTGGGTAAGAAACATCGGTGAATAACTCAACATTACATAACAAACGTCTTGAAAGTGCGGTCAATAAAGCGAGTGTTGCCAGAGGAAGTAAAATCCCATGAAATGAAATCCTGCGATGGCTAAAAGGACTCTTGACTGCTGTGCCACGTGACCGTGAAACACAAACTGGTGTGGGCTGCATGAGAAATTTATGTCTCCTCCTGCTTTGAAGAGCGCACGTATGCAATATATGTCAGACTTGAGTGCACTAGAGCAGATAGACGTTCACTCTCTCTGGTGGCCTCTAACCTAGATTAGTACCTCAGGGTGTTGAGTAGTTTAAATATGGATGAAGTAACAGCCTTTTAAGTCAAAATGAGCATCGCTAATTTGACTATACAcgagacacaaaaataaacagtggAGATATGTGGATGTTGGTGTACAAACAATTTATCCATGGACCACATATAGCAGCTAAATGTAATGCATACTCTGATATGTGAGTTGACAATAGGTAAAGTTATGACAGCAGGGCAGATGATGAAGCATAGGGGGGATGGAAATGGAAACAGAGAAATCATGTCCTGAAGGGTGATGTGGGGGGAAGGAGCGGTCAAGTTCAGGGttacgagagagagagaaaaatgagaTGAGATGCTGACAGAGATAcagtgagaggagagatagagaacaCATGGTAGCATACAGGAGTGCAGGAGTGGACATGGTTTGGACTTGACAAGAGTGAGTTTACCCACCTGTGAATGACCGCAAAGAGGTCATCGGTGGTTCTAGGACGGGAGGGAGTAGGGGTCACCATGCTCTCCCGGGACGCCCCGTTGGACCGGACCGGCGACGAGTCTGCCGTGCTGCTGGAATCGAATACCTCACCTGAGAAGAAATGACATTGTTACAGATATagatctctctctttcatcctgTGTCTAAAATCAGAGGGATAGTTTTTACATCTTTGTCTGTTTGGATGTCCCCGTGAGTGTATTCGTTCTTCTAGAGTTTTTAGCCGctttcctcctccccgcctCTTCTCAACCTTCGCGCTCACGTCTACAATTCGACTGCCTCAGCTGCTGCGGGCATCCTCCCCTACATCCTACTTACTCCCCTCCCCTTTCTGATGCGactaagcccctccccccttGCCCTAAAACTCACATCTCCCCCTGGGATGGACAGCCGCGTACCCCTCCCTTACCTTATAGTGAGTTAGACTGAAGATTAACAGCAAAgatgagaggaaaaaaaaacatatttgaaaataaggatggattgcTCCAGGGGGTGAGATAGACAGAGGGCTGgattgaataaaaaaagaaaactgagcAATGCAGGGGAAAATGGGATCGTAGCCATAAGAGCGGCACAGAACACAAAGTGAAAAGgatgagaaaagagaggagatcCAAGAGGCTGCGGCACTGCTGTCCCACTGATAAGCTGTGccattttcacagttttaaacCTTTTGAGcatgtgtttttcaagtttgGACGGTTGACAAGTGTCCAGTGGATAATTGACAACCAATATGGGAAATGTGCCAAAGTTTGATATTGATTTAGGTAGTTTTTTAAGGAGAAGGCATTGGGCTAGGAAGAAAAGTAAGGCATAAGGGTACGAATGAGAATTGTGATTTGAGATTTAGTGAATTGACCCATGATTTCATATTTGAAGTGTCAAGTAACATGATTCATTTTGGTGTTGGGGTATAGCTTCAAAATGAGAAAGTTTAGGTAGATACTTCAGCACCCCATCTGAGTCAATGGCATAGCTCTGtagctttgtcaaaaaataaataaataaacaggaatAAATTCTATCTTGCAGTATAGGATATTTTGTCTAcaataattgaattgaaaaaaaaaggctCATCACTCACCTGCATCATCCTCTTTGGAGCTGACAGATCCACTTGTGCTGCTCGTTccatctccttcctcctcttcctcctcttcatcatgtCCATTGGTACACACACTTAATTCCGGGCTGACTGGAGCAGACATGTTGGAGTCTTCTTCTTGTGGGTCTGTCAGTGTTTCACTGCTTTCTGTTAAAGGCTCAGAGCTCTCTGAAGTTTCCCCATCTTGCTGCAGCCCATTTTTCAATTCATCTTCTTTTGTGAGTGAATCTACCTGATCTTCTGTAGGCAAGTGTCCATTTTCTTCTTGATTTTGACACTGCTCTATAAGAGGCTGGGGTTTAACTGATGGTATGAAGGGCTTTTGGGGCTTTTTGGAGACAGCTGGAGGCTGTTTGACAGGAGAGGTCTGTGGGGAGATTTGCATTGCATCATGGTTGTTGTAGTTTTCTTTGCCATTCACATGTTGGTACTCATTGATGAAACTGGAGTCTAGAGATAACTCCTCTAAAAGCTTCGAGACAGGAGATGGGGAAGACTGCCGGGACACATCTTCAATGCAGTCATTTTGAGTGTCATTCTGCAGGCTGGAGTCAAAGGTTTGAGGTTTTGTGTCATTGTTGAGGTCTAAGTCTGTGTTGCTGTCAATTTCCTTATCGGGACGTTTTACTGACCGAAGCTGGACACTCTGCAGGGCGAATGGCGTGATAAGGGGCTTGGGTGAAGGCATGGCATTATCGGACAGGGCCTCTTTGGGGGGCTGCTGCTTTGGTGTTTTGACAACAGATGGAGGGGAAGATGATGCGACAAGAGGAGGCAGTGGTGGTGgcagaggggggcccatgttgGGGTATGggggtgggggaggaggaggactgaagCTGCCATTGAAGGATGAGCTGGGGGGGATTAGTGCATTaggggatggaggaggaggaaactcAGGGGAAGTGGAACAGGGAGGGAGCGGGCTTAGTGCCTGGGCTGGTGGAGTGCATGGtagtggtggaggtggtggaggagcaggaggggaagcagggggcagaggggcaggGAAGGGGGGTGGGGGGCTCAGAGGGGTagtgggagcagaggaggagaagacaggcagaggaggtggtggaggaggaggtgggtttTTGAGAGAGTCTGATGTGTTTGAGGACAGAGAAGTGGATGAAGAGGACATTGACacagaggagatgagggaggacTTTCTCTCTGGGACTTTGGGTTTGGGGCGACTCCCTGAAGGAGACATGGAGCGGACGAATGAGGGCACTGGTGTCCCGGCGGTGGGTGTGTTGGACTGGCTGGAGTAGCCACTAGAGGGAGAGGTGAGTCTATGTACTCTGTCTGGTGAGGTTTTTGGCTTCACTGCCCCTTCCTGCTGAACTGTAGGAGACTGGACATTGTTACTGTCCCCATTGTTTTGGAGATCTccagaggtcactcctgttGAGACGGTTTCAGTGGAGGTGGCAGCAGGAGACTGTGCCCTCTGGTCGGCTTGGCCTCGAGGATAGTCCATGTAGTAGCCCCAGGACTCTGCGTAGTCCGAGCGCAGGCTGCTGGTCTCACTCTGAGCAGGAGTTACTTGGCAAAGCGAGTACATGTTTGATACTACACCAGAGTGCACTCCCAACGATGCTGCTGAGCTGCCTGCACTGATGCTACTGTGACTGCGCGGCCGCAGCACCCACGGGTCATCATAGTCACTGCTCGGGCTGTGGGAGGGTGAAGAAGGTGATGCTCCTTTTCCTTTGCCTGCTCTCAGTCCCATCTGTAAGCTCTGCTGTAGGCTGGCGATGAGGCTCTCATTGAGCACAGACTCAGAGCCTCCGCTGATGGCACTCACCCCTCCCAGGGGCTTCTTCTCCCCAGGTCTGCGACGCAGAGAGTCTGTGCGGGCCGGGGGCAGAGGCGGTTTCTTAGATTTGCGCAAAGAGATGCTTCGGGACAAAGATTTATCACTGTACAAACTTGCAGAGTCCTCATGGTTGGCCAGCTCCCGGCACTCATACATGCTGTGTCTAGTGGCCCGTCCAACGGCCGCCCCATGGCCGCTGCCATGGCTTCGTGAGCGCAGGCCTGAGTCCAGGTGCATGGAAGTGAAGTAGCCATCGTTGTCCTGGGAGTAGAGTGAGCTGGAGTCTGTGGTGGTCCTGGAAGAGCGCTCCAGGCTGCTGTACAGCTGGTTTATGGGCGTGGAACAGCTGGAGGTCAGTGTACGATGTGGGACCACTACATTTTCGGGTGTGTCGTAGATCCACTGTTCCTCTGGTATACAGGATGGAGGGGTAGGGGCCAGCGTGCTGTGGCTGTGTGCGCTGCTGTCTGAGTGTCCAGACTCACTTGTGGTGGCAGTGCCTGCACTCTGAGCTTTAGTCACAGGAGTGGAAGTGGCTGGAGCAGGACAGGTGCTGCTGTAACTGAAAGGTGCAGGACTGGATGTCAGAGGATTTATGCTTGATGCCATACTGAGGGGGCGACCATTGGGTAGAACTATGGCAGTGGGTGGGCTGTGACCAGATGAATTTAATGTAATGACCTCAGTGGAGCTGGACATCGTGGCGTTTGGAATGAGAGAGGTAGAGTACGCTGCATGAGGAGACACCACACAGGCTGGACCTCCTCCCCACTCACTGACCTGGCTCCCTCTGACCTCTTGGGACTTGGGTCGGGGCAGAGTGCCAGTTCTTGGGGCATTTCTCATGTGGACCGCTGTATCATCCACCTGAAGTTTGCCTATGCGGCCCTGTGGTGTCCCATGCTCTTCTGATTTAATGGGGGTGCTGCTGTAGATGGGATCAGCACTTAGAGATACCCTGGCCCCTCGGGGCAGGCTGTGAAACCGGGACATGTCTCCATTATACTGAGGCATCATAACTATACCAGAGCTGTCTGTACTGGAGATGGATATACTTCCAGTAGAGGATGAAGCTGAAATCCCTGCCATCTGTGCAGCAATACCCTGTCCCCTTTGTGCGCGGATTCTCCTCATGGACGGGGGGACTATTTTCACCTCCTCTGTCTGAGAGCAGGAGTCTCTAGTCACTGACCTCCGGAGCATCGAGTTCATACTTCCGGTTCGCCCCAAAGTGGAATATTGTCCCGGGATGAACATAGAATGAGGTCGTGCATCTCCACAGCGTCCTGGTGGAGCtgtcaaacagtaataaaaaagcaaataagTTCACTACTTTGAAAATATTGCTTTCCTACCTCAATGACAAAACTTGAGTTAGTATGTATTCTATTCTTGATCACAAGGGAGCTACTTCATTAGTACCCCCTGCTTAGTATTTTCTGGTTTGCATCATTAGAGTGGAAAAGGCAAATCAGAAAATGCATTCTCATGATCATCAGGCTCAAAGTCTATTAGAAAAGGATAACTATCAATTTGGCCTTTAAACAGGTGCAACTGAGCAAACACAGAAATGCAAGGAGGCATGCACAAGCAGGGTCAAGTACGCAGAATGCAGACAAAAATAGAGGTGAAGACACAAACACTAAAACAtaccagaaaaacacacaaatggtCCAAAAGCTGGCTAACCGGACTCCTCCATTTGCTATAACCTTTGAATTCCCCAACatatttcctctcctcttcctctgtcctgaGCATCACACacattctctcctcttcctcgctaAAGACCAGAGTGACAGCTTGGCTCGCCTCTGCTGCTACTGCGATAGATTAAGCTGCAGGTCTAGTACTTCCCAGGCAGCATCAgagcaagaagaggagagagagggaaggatggGGACTATTACCCCAGCCCAGTAATCATGACATTCAGAGCCAGTCGTCCGCTGAGCTCACACCAGACTTAAAGCTTTTTTCTTATCAGCTTTGATCTTATCGCAGTGGACTTATGCTTTGCTTCAATAGTGGTGCCAATCTGCAGtgaaaacatgtgtaaataagCATGTGGGGTGGTCAACTCTACTGTGCTAGTTATGGAAGTTTAAGATTGGGAACTTCAGATAAAGTCTGAAGGAGCACTGAACTTGAATTTGTAGTTTAATACTATAACAGTAATATCACTTTATCAGAGGTTGCAccaaatatcacacaaaacacaacaaaccaAGCCCCACAACTAAACCAATTCCACGCCTATAGCAAGTGATCAAATAAGGATTAATTCCCCACTAACAAGGCCTACACCTGTTAAAATCAAATCTGGACTACATCGATAATAAATAGGTTTGGATTAGCACTTGCATTAGGCTGCCCCAGAAGAAAGCCACAAACCAGCGTCAGAATTTTCTTATGCAAAATGAATAGGAATGAGAAatggacagacaggacacaaaTGATTGTACTGCACACAAATAAAGCACATTAAGTATTGCCCAAGAATTTCCCAAATCAATccaaaaattgaaataaaggTATCATGGCAGAGGCACTGAAATGACCAAtacacaacaactactacagctaGAACTACAGCTACCACTACTTGCACTACAGTCTATGGACAGTGGAGGGTGCTGCACGTTACCCCACATTCACCCATACCTAAGTCCGGGTTGAAGTTGTCGGGCAGCCCTGATATAGTCTTTCTGCGTTTGACCTTCTTGGGCCTTCGGGACACTGTGTCAGTGTTAATGAGGGAGCGCCGGATGCTCGCCTGCCGGTCAAACTCTTTCCCTGGAGTTCGGGAGAGCGAGAGCAAGGCAGGTGCAGACATAGGCAAACAGTTAGTTATAGGAAAAACTTCACATGCACAACATCTTCTTGTtgttaaataaaacatgcattcaaacATTATTTTCTTGAACAGCTTTCAACGGCAGTACCAGTCTTTGCATATGGATTTGAAATATCTATCTTAAAGCCATAATGCAAACCATATTGCAAATAGGCTCATAGTAATTTTCATGACGGAATTTGaaaaccaattttttttttaaatttaaaaaaataatccatTTGCAAAGTTTGAGATTTTACTgacatttttgcttttaaaattcaGTGAGTGTAACTATCATATAAAAGTCAGTTAGTGTTTGCATATATTGAATTGAGATGTGAAAAGTGCATGTTAATAAGAATCATTAAACAGAGTTTGGGTTTTTCAAGACATGCAAGATAAGAGATTATCACCACATAGTGAGTATCTGGCCTCAGCAGTGGACTGTGTAGATGGATACAGTGTGCAGGCATCAGGGATGTAGGGAACAATCTAAGGGCAGACTGTGTCACATTGCCACTTGGTGACAGAAAACGCTCTGATCtggctctgtgtctgtgctttcctctctctcactcagtAATGCGAAGTGACAGCAGATGAAGTCAACACTGATTTGTGAGGAGAGGAAACACATTAAGGCTTCATTAGTGTCTATGGGATCATGGGTCCATGGGAAGATTGATTGTGTTACAGGCAAAATCAGATGGTTATTGTAAACTGACAATTTGGAGTCAATGTggtattagtttatttgtttataaatcATTCCTTAACAGTAGATTTTCCAAAGATGGTTTTCTATTGATATGCTTATGTTGTGTTTGTTCAAAGCAAATTCTCACACATTTCAATACCAATTGTTTGGATGTGGAAAATGcacattatataaaaaatatgcataTGA
This sequence is a window from Periophthalmus magnuspinnatus isolate fPerMag1 chromosome 24, fPerMag1.2.pri, whole genome shotgun sequence. Protein-coding genes within it:
- the nhsl1b gene encoding NHS-like protein 1 isoform X4 — protein: MRGDRRSSSFRKDKPVGLSRALSWLNVSTLSRQSRHMFHSQSELHRRHTLSRTHLHNANGEDPHDDDNWVYQPQHKIAVSNLDEESKWTVHYTAPWHQQENVFLPGSRPPCVEDLHRQAKVNLKTALRECDKLRKDGFRSSQYYSQGPTFSDPLQSGSLQDEEDEDIDKKSITSSAEDDKSQLSMRSQTPQGCGENREGSEVDGQVVWTKATPLPTPEERMRQAAQAVPTDIVPINVTAPPGRCGDARPHSMFIPGQYSTLGRTGSMNSMLRRSVTRDSCSQTEEVKIVPPSMRRIRAQRGQGIAAQMAGISASSSTGSISISSTDSSGIVMMPQYNGDMSRFHSLPRGARVSLSADPIYSSTPIKSEEHGTPQGRIGKLQVDDTAVHMRNAPRTGTLPRPKSQEVRGSQVSEWGGGPACVVSPHAAYSTSLIPNATMSSSTEVITLNSSGHSPPTAIVLPNGRPLSMASSINPLTSSPAPFSYSSTCPAPATSTPVTKAQSAGTATTSESGHSDSSAHSHSTLAPTPPSCIPEEQWIYDTPENVVVPHRTLTSSCSTPINQLYSSLERSSRTTTDSSSLYSQDNDGYFTSMHLDSGLRSRSHGSGHGAAVGRATRHSMYECRELANHEDSASLYSDKSLSRSISLRKSKKPPLPPARTDSLRRRPGEKKPLGGVSAISGGSESVLNESLIASLQQSLQMGLRAGKGKGASPSSPSHSPSSDYDDPWVLRPRSHSSISAGSSAASLGVHSGVVSNMYSLCQVTPAQSETSSLRSDYAESWGYYMDYPRGQADQRAQSPAATSTETVSTGVTSGDLQNNGDSNNVQSPTVQQEGAVKPKTSPDRVHRLTSPSSGYSSQSNTPTAGTPVPSFVRSMSPSGSRPKPKVPERKSSLISSVSMSSSSTSLSSNTSDSLKNPPPPPPPPLPVFSSSAPTTPLSPPPPFPAPLPPASPPAPPPPPPLPCTPPAQALSPLPPCSTSPEFPPPPSPNALIPPSSSFNGSFSPPPPPPPYPNMGPPLPPPLPPLVASSSPPSVVKTPKQQPPKEALSDNAMPSPKPLITPFALQSVQLRSVKRPDKEIDSNTDLDLNNDTKPQTFDSSLQNDTQNDCIEDVSRQSSPSPVSKLLEELSLDSSFINEYQHVNGKENYNNHDAMQISPQTSPVKQPPAVSKKPQKPFIPSVKPQPLIEQCQNQEENGHLPTEDQVDSLTKEDELKNGLQQDGETSESSEPLTESSETLTDPQEEDSNMSAPVSPELSVCTNGHDEEEEEEEGDGTSSTSGSVSSKEDDAGEVFDSSSTADSSPVRSNGASRESMVTPTPSRPRTTDDLFAVIHRSKRKVLGRSVSDDERTRPGSHPSSPPVTPTGSSTGLGSSLPRQTSSIQRSLRKSSTSSDTFKALLLKKGSRSETSFRMSAAEMLRSTDPRFQRTRSESALDPPASPGSPSSAPHSPCASPGRSKRPSEEWNRYDSLPLSSPTSPSFAFSGMKYGRSRTPPSAASSKYNARSRILSSPMTVICEREGEWGESEYNDAVDSLSALNDSNSTLSEESRS